The genomic interval ATCATCATCCAAGGTGGAAGCTATCCGATCAAGGTGTGAAATATCTAACCCATTGTTTAGGTTATAATAAATTCCAATATCAATATCAGAGTTGGGGTTTTCAGTCCCCCTAGCTCTTGAACCACCTAAAACCAGAGCCTGCACACCATGGATTTGCTTAAGACAATCAATAATTTTGGAAATAATACTTTGTACATCCATACCTCTCACTCCGTTCGAATATGTCTAAAGCTGCCCGTTATCTTAACGCCTATCCGTACATCTATACAAAAACCTTTATTTTGTGAAGATGTACAAGGAGCTGCCGAGATAGCTCCCTATCGTTCGTATTGTCGATCGCTGATCGGCATCTGAATGGTAAAAAGACATCCCATCTCCACTTGCACAACGATGATGGAGACGTCTCTGGTTGAATGAATTCAGATGGCTTTGTTGTTAATTGCCTATCTCGGGCTGGTAGATGTGAATTGTGACACCTGTGCTTAGTGTTTTGGCGTCCATGAGGCGCATAGCAGCCTTCTCGACCCCTTCTCTGAACAGCAGTTGTCCGCGACCTAAGATCACAGGATGGATCCAGAGCCGGTATTCGTCGATGAGATGATGCTTTATCAGCGTTTGTGCAAGATCGCCGCTGCCTACGACTAACAAGTCTCCGCTGAACTCCTGCTTGAGTTTCGCTGCTTCTTCTGCCGCGTCGCCATGGATGATTGTGGCATTCCACTCCGCATGGCTTAGGGTTCTCGAAGCCACGAACTTCGACATGCCGTTCATCCGATCGGCCAGCCCCCGCATGCCGATCGCTGACGGCCATGTTGCCGCGAAGCTCTCGTAAGTTTTACGCCCCAGAAGAAGTGCTTCAACCGCGTGGGCCTGCTCGACAATGAGTGCCAGGTGCTCCTCGACAACATAGGACCGCTGCCAGCCCCCATACTCGAATTCATAGAGTTCGCCAGGCGCCTGCATGACGCCATCCAACGTAATGAATTGCTGCATGATGATTTTCCCCATTTTTATCCCTGTCCTTTCGTGTCGTGTAGTCGATTCCGACCGCTGCGTATCTCCCGGATGTCCTTCATCCAGGATCAGCTAAACTTCGCCGTTATAAAGACAACGAACGAGAGAATGGCAAATCGACATCCACGAGTTAGAAATAAATAGAACTTTGATACTCGGCTTGTTGAATGATCATACCGTTTCAGGTTAAAGTAAGAAAAAACGCCAAGCCGGATTGAGGGCTTAGCGTATATTTTCGTTAATTACGCGGTAATTAATCGGCTCATATTCTTGTCATCTGACAATGTTAAAGTTCGTGATGTGTCACATTTCTTAAATCGTGATAATAACAAACAAAAGGAGCCTCACTGGCTCCTTTTGTTCTACGAACATTAAAAAATCCCCTTTGGGGATTTTCATAATCTTTTTCGGTCTTCAATTCCTTGATATAAACGTTCAATACTGTAGCAAGATTAATTTTTGTGCTCTCGATCCTTTCAACTATTTATTCTTCTGCTTTGCAACTTGCTTACCGCCGATGATAAGCATGATAATACCAATTATTGCTAGAATACTCCGAACTAAGAATGGACGCAATGAAAACACAGTTTCACCTTGCCATTGCAATCCGAACAACGTTTCATTCAGCCCCACTATCGCCAATAATGGCTTAAAAAACAAACTCAGCGCTAATAATACTATCCCCCAAATCATTTTGCTATTCATTGATTCAAAACCTCTTTTTCAATTAAGATAATGGCACAATCACCTGTTGATAAGAGAATGGACTTAACATTTGGATGTTGTTCTATTTTAGCGACGATAGCTTCCCGCATAATGTTTACTTTGCACTCTTCCCAATCTTTACGGAGTGGTTTATTTTTATCTCGGCCTAATCGGGCGGCATCCATTGGCGTACTTGCAAAACGTATTTCATCTTCATGAACGGTACCTACAAACTTTTGAGCTTGAAAATAGTGTTCCGTTGTTGGCCATTCTTTGTTTTGTAATGTAATTGAATGTTTCGAAAAATTCGAGAAACAACCATATGGCTTATTTATTTCATAAAAATTGATTACCTTCTTATCATCATTTCTGCTTAAAAGATTCCGTTTATTTTCTTCAATATTCTTTAATAATTCTTTTGCGATTTTTGCAATCTCATCCAAGAAACTTCCCCCACTCTTCCTTCGACTTATAAATGATGTTTGTATTTTTCTATATTTATTCTAGATGTGATTAAGCGATCCTGCTTGTTGGCTTAATGAAGTAACGTCAGTCTAATTCTTTATTTTATTCTGACAATGGCTGCTGCATACTGTCGAACGTTTACCCCTTATTATGGAGCGGGCATTTACTAAGTAAATCGCAGGATGCATGACAGGAATGTCATACTCTGTTGTTTCTTTTATAAAATTCGCTTCTACAGCCAGAAGTAGAGTATAGTAGGAGAAGTTAAAAATTTATTCCAGGAGGCAACAGCCATGTCACAGGAGATTTGGATTAACCTACCAGTCAAAGATGTTGAGAAGTCAACTGCCTTTTTCAATGAGATTGGATTCTATGCGGTGAGTGTTGGTAACGAGAGAGCCAAGCTTGCCATAGGCCAAACAACGATTCTGCTGTTCCCGGATGCGGCGTTTGAGAAATTTACCGGTTCAAAAACCGCAGATACTTCCCATTGCGCAGAAGTAATATTTTCCATTGGCGCTGGAAGCAGAGAAGAAGTAGATGCCTTTATTCAAAAAGTAGAGTTTGCCGGAGGAAGCATCTTTGGCAAGCCGAGTGAAAATGACGGCTGGATGTACGGCGCAGGATTTGCGGACTTGGACGGTCACCGTTGGAACCTGCTGTACATGGATGAGAGCAAAATGCCGAAACGCTAATATGGAAACGCCGGTCACCTGCTTAAGGTCAACGGCGTTTTCTCATATTTCGGGTAGGTTTTTTTCGATTTCCTCTAAAAAATCTGGAAAAATTGCCCACCAATTTTCATCCAATAGAAACAATATTCCAAAATAATGACCGGCACCTTGCCCGAGAGTACGTTCAATTCATAAAGCAATTCTCCCAGTCGTTCAAAACCGTTCTACTCGTGTGCAATACTCTCAAATATCCCGTACGGTTCGTTCCTTCGTAGAAAAGCCTGAACGACGCTGGCTCCTTTAGCCCCATCTAATCCTACAACTGGCTCCATAACACACCCTAATTATAAAGTTGCTGTCACTCACATGATGGTTTCAAACCCATAGCTTCGCTACTGATTTATTGAACTATCCTTTCGCATTAGATGTAGAAATCAGGGTCCCTTTACGATTGGCTGTTAGAGTATCAATGTTCATGAGCAAGAATGTTGGTAAGCTTACCAATCGAGTCGTGTACATACAATCTTCGAACACCCCAAGGCTCATCACAGGCCCATATTTTATGTGAAATCCAGCTCTCTTCATGCCTTCTAATGCATGTTCGTGAGTTTATTTCCTATTGTAAAGTCTTCGGGAATGAGTCAATATAGTAGTCAATAAGTGGTAAAATATAGCTAAAAAATTATGGAGGTGAAGGATATTTATGAGGGATGCTGCAGAGGGACAACATGAGCACAGTGAGATGCTGCCGCTGTTTTCCACTACGGATAAAGGCGGACGAATGACTGCGCTGCTGCCGGGACGTGGCGTCGGACACGCGACTCCGCTGCTGCCGTGGCTGTTCGCAGCTGCTGCACTGTGGGCGCTGACCGGCTCCGTGCCGTTTGGTTCCCTATTCGGTCTTGCGCCAACACCGGAGATCAGCATGCTCCTCGGTCATCCGGTCACGGTGGGCGTCGCAGTGTTGTTGCTGTTCGTCGCAATCGGTGTGACTGGCGGAGTGTACTTGCGAGCGGTAGAACAGTTCGGACAGACCAGGGTCGCCGGCCTCTTCGTGTCGCTCGCGATTGCAGGAGGACTCGTCGTAATCGCTGGAGTCTTCCTGATCTGGACGCTGATCAGCGATCCGTCGCGCCCCTTCAACCTCGAGGCCATCGGGACGTCGCCGACGATCCCGCCAGAGCTTGGCGCTGTCATCGGAGCCGCCTTCGCCCTCTGGGCCACCATCGCGCTATTACGGTTGCCCGGCTCGATCGCACATGCCCGGCTACGTCAGAGTGACATTGAGCGCCTCCGAGTGGAGGGCTGCTCGTTCATCGGAACACTGACCACCGTGAGCTTCACGAACTGCTGGCTCTTCGATCTCCCGATATTCAAGGTCGAGGTAGGTTACATCGTCGAGGGTACTCCTCGGGTCATCTCAGCGCACATGCGCACCAGTTCCGACCGTGTTCCCCTCGTAGGCTCGCGCATGCTCGTGCTGACCGACGATCGCGGAACTACCCACGTGGAGGTGGACCTGTCCAATGGAACGACATTTGAGCCGGACGTGAGGAAGTACGCCGCATCGACCGATTGAAGCTTCGGCCGGTGCACTCTCCACGAGCTTCACTTCCGCCTACTCCCGTGCTCATATCATGCAGTTTTCCTGCACAACACGAGCACACTTGCTCGTCTTCGCTTTTTTGAAGGTTCAATTTCATTTTCAGGAGCGATTAAGAATTACTTTGTTTGATGGGATCATGGTGATACCTCCAGCCGTTTAATTATTCTCAACCTTTTTTATAGGGCGGGAATGCTGACAACAGTATGTCAAATTATTCAGCACTTTTTTGTAAATGACTTCGTTTAACCTTTCGATGATGACTGTACTAGACCAAACATGAACTTGATCACACTTAAATAAAAAAAGCCGCAATTTTTGCGGCTTTTAATGAAATAGTACTTATGTCATCTTACAAAGCTGCTCCACATCTGAATTATGTAGTTTATTACTTTTGGTTTAGTGCTTCTACCTCTTCCGAAAAAGCATCTTTGTATTGCTGATACAATCCGGTATCAAACTCGTAGTCTGAGTCATTAGGCTTCGGAGGATTATCTTGAAGTTTTTTATACAAAGTATCAATCTCGCCTGAAACCTTCGTCCATAATTGTTTCACTTCATCATATTTTGAATCTATTTCTTGGATATACTTATCGTATTCTGCTTTCTTTTCCATCGCCTTGCCGAGTTGCTGGATCATGAATTCCATATCTATGGTTTCTCCTGTTGCAGAAGTACCACTGTGGGCAAAGTGACCGATGTTAACAAGACCATCGTTCCAAATATCTCTGGTGACGAAGTTGTTGATCTCCGCTAGTTCTGACTCTACAGTAGGTTTTTCATCTGACTGAGACGAATTATCTAGTTGTATCCCCGCATCTTTGAAAGCTTGCTGTACTTGTTCTTGCAATTTCTCTTCTTCGGTTTTCTCTTTTCCGCAACCTGCAAATACTGCCATCGTGACTAAGCACAGAATGATGTATACGCTCTTTTTACCCCATTTTGACATTTTAAGTCTCTCCCTTTTTTTCAATAATTTCCTACATTTACTATTATCGGTTTTGTAGACGGGTTATTTAATACACAAAATAAAGTCAACCATCTAAGCTAATAACTTGTCTTGAATCTAGGCGTTGATAAAAACAAAAACGAAAAGCACGCCAGAAATCAGGCATGCTTTTCGAAGATTCAATTTGATCCATAAAGCGAAAGTTTTATATCACTTTGCAATCGTTATATCGCCAGAATTAGGATTAAATGCCCCACCCATGTCTGAAAACTATTCTGTACTTTCATCGTTAATTTTTGCCCATTTAGCAGTCAGGGATGGTTTGTACTTTGTTGCAGTGATTTGATCATTTCGATGATAGTTTTCTTCGTGAAATTATAACTTGTATTTTGTATACCTATCTATAAATGGCCTGTAAGCCATACCGCAAATGGTTTTCTATTCATCCAGTAAATGAGTAATATCCAGTTTCCAGTTCATCCCCCTTATACTTATGTAAATGTTATTTAACTACCTACTATATACACCCTAATCTACAATTAAGTACGTAACTTAGTGTCAATAATAGGGTTTCAGTAGTGGGAGCTTTATGTTATGACAATCTGGACGTTTTTTGAGGGTCCACTGCCCCAAATAAGAATAAACACGGTCGGATGCTCTGGCATCTGTTCCAAAAATGTGCTGTCTTCTTATATCATCGTTTTACAAGCATTTTGCATAGCTCAATACATAATTTCAAAAATAAAAAACTGAGTGGATCGTTCTCATCCACTCAGCTCTTAGGGTTATTTTACAATAATTTGTATAACTTCACTTACCGTTGTTCCGCTTCCATTCATAAACTCACCGCGATATTGATAAATGCCAGGAGCTTTTCCCGAAAATTGTGTATTTGCCGATTGGGCATTTGGTGAGTGTGAAGATAAAGATTGCGTTTCAATAAGTTCGCCATTTTCATATAATCGATACTGTGCTGCGTTCGTGCCCCACCACATATTTGCAGTAATGGTATAGTTCCCATCTTGATCCCAGTTGTCACTGGATAACACAGGTTTGCCAGGATTCGCATCAGCCACGGTGACGGTATGTGGATCACATGAAGTCGTTCCATACAAATTTGATAACTCACATGTATACACATAGGTTCCATTTGGCTTGCCTTGAATTGGAATAATGGAAGTTTGGGCAGCTGGCGAATCAACGGGCAATGACTTTGTTTGGATCAATTGGCCATTCTCGTACAACTTATATAGTGAGCCATTGGTTCCCCACCACATATTCATCGCAACATCATAATTGCCATCATGTAAGCCTGTCGCAGCACCGCTATTATTCGAAAGAGTCGGTTTACCTGGCGCCTCATTCACAATCAGCTCCGGATTAACGGAATGCCGATCGAATTTGACTGCATCAACCCTCGTATAGATCATATCGGCAGGAAGTGTTGGCGGGTCTACCGTTGTAGGAGTAACCCTGGTTAAACGAACATACTCGCTGCCGTCTCCTGTAAAGTTGAACGTTCCTAAATTAACCCAACCCGATGAGCCAACTGTTGCATCGATATATGTGACCTCGGTACCTGACTGATGCTTCACTTCCACTTTGACATAATTATCGTTTGCCGTCGTATGGACGATCTTGTAGATGGAGACCGTATATTTCCCCTCTGGAAACTGGCCTTTCCACGTTGCTGATGATCCTTGTACTGTAGAGTAGCGGGACTTAACCCCAATTTTGTATCCGGCTAAGTTGCTTTGGCTCCAAGACCCTTCTGTCGTGTATAACCCCGTTGTATTTGTACTGTCGACGATAACCGTTAGGTCCTTGATCGCGATGGTCAAAGGCGGTGTTGTTAAGGTCACTCCGTAAATCGTTACAGTGGCCCATACCTCAATGTGATCTGTGTCTCCATCAAGATTTAGAAGGGTCAACCTACCGCTGCTGTCTACTTCAGCCAAATCCGTACGATCAACGAAATACTGTACATTGGCCTGTGTAAGATCACCGATCAAACCGTTATCCAAATAGCCGGTTACGCTCAGTTGTGCAGTTTGAGTCATCTGCAGCTCGTTCCGATCGGATAGGATCACCGCAGACTCTAATTGCGGCATCCTGTTCGGGTCCACCCACATGATCGCATCGGCAACTACACGAGACTTATTGGCCTTATTGGTTAGTTCCACGTACCCGCTATTCCCTGCTGCAAAAGGATAATCGCCTAAGTGCACCCAAGTTCCATTTGCCGTTGTCTCATCAACGGCAACCGTCTCGGAGCCCCCGCTATAATAAACGTTAAATGAGGCATTCGTTGCCCAGTTTTCACTCGCAGCCGTTATTTGCGGAAGCTTGTAATACACACTGTAAGTAACAGTATCAGGCAGCTCCGGCCGCCATATAATTTTGCTTGTCGCTGTGCCGGCGGTCGATTTGGCATACACATAGTTATCGTAGTAATAGTCGTTAGCCGTTGTATCCCTTATCCAGACCCCTTCTGTCTCCGCCTCGGTATTATCTACAATAATAGATGAACCCTCCTGCCAATCGGGTTGGACTGGAGTTTCGGATACCTTATCAGGCAGATAAAGTGTCCGTTTGCGGGTTTGTTTCCCGTCCGATTCCACGTAATAAGTGAAGGTTTGAGATAAGTCGTTCACCCGTATTGACCATTCCATCGGATATATCGTATCTGGGATGGTTGTATACGTAGCCCCGCCATCCAAGGAATAATGGATTGTCGCTGGTTTCGTCGTTTTTGCCTGTACATAAGCATCATAAACCGTCTCGTCGGGCTTTACGATCAGCATCCCTTTAACCGCATCGATTGGACTGTGGGTATCGAAGAAGTAGCTTGCATCCGATGTATCAGCAGTTCTAACCTGATGCAGCGGCACATCAATCTGGAGTCCCTCAACAATGATAGCGGTTATCCCTTTGCTTGAAACCGTAGCTTGAATAATTCCGCCACTCATAACCGTTTGTTCTGGTGTGCCATTATCGCGGATGATGGTTACGGTATAATCTAGTGACGGGTTGAAACCAATGATTTGCTCATTCAGTTCAATCGAAGTCTGAACTTCATCTGACGATGCGTTGCTTAGCCCGATATAGAATTTATCCCCGCTCTCTCCCGTTATCCAGTTCAATTGAGGATCGTTAGTCTGGATAATTCCCTTGGGCATCCAGAGCCAAACGTCGGAATTACCGTAGAAATGACCTGGTTTATTGCCATAAAGGTGATATTTGAACCATAAAAAATTCGTTTCGAATACGGAAGGAAATGTAATACTCCCGTTCGATTTTAATGATTGTTCGCTGATCAAATAATCCATCGTTTGCCCGAGCTGCCCCGGAATATGGTGATAGTAGATGGATGTAGCCCCGCTTGGGCCTTCCAGAGGAAAATCCGGTTCAAGTTGGCTAACGGCAAAGCCCTTATAGTAATAACCTGGATAGCTGGAATATCGACCAATAACCGAATTATGAGCGATATCCTGCAGCAGTTTATCACCTGTATAGAGCGACAATCGCAGCATGAATGGAGCTTCCTGAGCATTCATCCGATAATAGCTGGTTGTGCTTCCTGCTTCAAACGTCAATCCGCTCGGTGAAACAAGCCAACTATCCGCTTGTACGCCTCCTGCTACATCTTCTGGGAGCTTGCTCCTAGGATATTGG from Paenibacillus sp. FSL K6-3182 carries:
- a CDS encoding dihydrofolate reductase family protein, with translation MQQFITLDGVMQAPGELYEFEYGGWQRSYVVEEHLALIVEQAHAVEALLLGRKTYESFAATWPSAIGMRGLADRMNGMSKFVASRTLSHAEWNATIIHGDAAEEAAKLKQEFSGDLLVVGSGDLAQTLIKHHLIDEYRLWIHPVILGRGQLLFREGVEKAAMRLMDAKTLSTGVTIHIYQPEIGN
- a CDS encoding NADAR family protein produces the protein MDEIAKIAKELLKNIEENKRNLLSRNDDKKVINFYEINKPYGCFSNFSKHSITLQNKEWPTTEHYFQAQKFVGTVHEDEIRFASTPMDAARLGRDKNKPLRKDWEECKVNIMREAIVAKIEQHPNVKSILLSTGDCAIILIEKEVLNQ
- a CDS encoding VOC family protein, which produces MSQEIWINLPVKDVEKSTAFFNEIGFYAVSVGNERAKLAIGQTTILLFPDAAFEKFTGSKTADTSHCAEVIFSIGAGSREEVDAFIQKVEFAGGSIFGKPSENDGWMYGAGFADLDGHRWNLLYMDESKMPKR